A segment of the Bdellovibrio bacteriovorus genome:
GTTTTTACTTAGAACAAAATCGCGGCGACCCAAAATGGTCAGCCACAGAATCAACGAAATAAACAACGCCACCACTTTGTAGCTGAAGTTTTCGGTGATGACATTCGACCAACGACGTCTCATTAGACCTCCCCTTGCTGGGAGAAGGCTTTGTACTTAAGACCGAAGGTTTCATAAAGAGCCTTGCGGATATCACCCAGTTCCACGTTAGGACTCAAGTGACCCCCTTGAACGATACCAATGGATTTATTTTCTTCCGAAACGACAAACACCAAAGCGTCAGTTTCTTCCGTCAAACCGATAGCGGCACGGTGACGCGTGCCCAGGTTCTTGTCCAGGGCCGGGTTTTTACTGAGCGGCAGGAAGCAGCCGGCAGAATGAATCTTGCCGTTACGGATCAACACCGCCCCGTCATGCATCGGGCTTTCCGGATGGAAGATGGAGGCCAGCAATTCCGCAGAGACTTTGGAATCCATCTCCGTTCCGAACTCAATGTGATAGTCGATGACGATTTCACGCTCCACCACCACCAAAGCGCCGAAGCCTTTTTGGGCGGTCAGAATAATACCCTTGGCGATTTCTTCAATCACCTGGGTTTCCTGGATTGTGGAGGCATCACTGAAGAACGGATTGCTGCCGATATGAGCCAGCGCGCGACGAATCTCGCCCTGGAACAGGACAACCACGATCACAAACAGATTGGAGAAGAACTTTTCAAGAATCCAGTTAAAGGTGAAGAGCTCCAGCCAGATACTCAGGATGTACCCGATCGCCAGGACCCCGAGGCCGGAAAGCATTTGAATCGTCCCGGTTCGTTTGATCAGAACCAGAATGCGATAAACAACCATCCAAACCAGGAGCATGTCGATAGCATCCTGCACCCGCAAGTGCTGGACGATAAACACGAGGTTGTCGACAAACTGCTGCAACATCAAGATGCCTTTGTAAAATTGTTGTCGTCAAAAAGGCTCTGCCGACGGAGTGTCGGCAGATAGGGTTTCAGAATTTTTAGATCGTCACCGGGCCGGTGTTGCCCACCGGATCTCCAGATCCTTTCTTTTCCGCCGCATTCATGATCGCTGCGTTGGTGTCCTTCTTGGTGTTGCGGTATTTTTCAATCTCCGCAACTGCCGCGCCGTTCACCAGCATGTCGACTTCATGACCGTCGATGGTTTCGTATTCCAGCAACGCTTGAGTCAGACGCTCCAGAGCATCCTGATGGTCACGAAGAATCTGGATGGAAACTTCGTAGCCGTGCTTGATGATCTTTTCGACTTCAGTGTCGATCTCTTGCGCTTTTGCATCAGAGTACTCTTTGGACTTGTTGCCGTAGTTCATACCCATGAACACCGGATTATCGCGCGTTTCATAAGCCAAAGGACCCAGTTTGCTCATACCCCATTCACACACCATGCGGCGGGCGATTTCCGTCGCACGCTCGATGTCGTTACCGGCACCGGTGGTGATGTCTTTGAAGATCAGCTCTTCTGCTGCACGACCGCCAAACAGGAAGGCGATCATGTTTTCAGCTTTGGATTTGGACAGGGACACGCTTTCTTTTTCCGGCAAAGTCTGAGTCACACCCAGCGCCATACCACGAGGGATGATGGTCACTTTGTGGATCGGATCCAGGCCGGAAAGCTTTTTACCCACCAGCGTATGGCCCGCTTCATGGTAAGCCGTGACTTTCTTGTCTTCATCAGAAATCACCATGGAGCGTCTTTCCGCACCCATTGTGACTTTGTCTTTTGCTTTTTCAAAATCGTCCATTTCCAGATACTTCTTGTCAGAACGAGCCGCCACCAGGGCTGCCTCATTCACCAGGTTCTCCAGATCCGCACCGGAGAAGCCCGGTGTGCCACGCGCGATTTTGGAAGCATCCACATCAGGACCCAGTGGAGTCTTGCGCATGTGAACCGCAAGAATTTGCTCACGGCCTTTAAGGTCCGGTTTATTCACGATCACACGACGGTCGAAACGACCCGGGCGAAGCAACGCAGGATCCAGAACATCCGGACGGTTGGTGGCAGCGATCATGATGACACCTTCAGAGGATTCAAAACCATCCATCTCGACCAGCAACTGATTCAGGGTTTGTTCACGTTCATCGTGACCACCACCCATACCCGCGCCACGATGGCGACCGACAGCATCGATCTCGTCAATAAAGATCAGACATGGAGCATTCTTTTTACCTTGTTCGAACAAATCACGAACACGGCTGGCACCGACACCGACGAACATCTCGACGAAGTCAGAACCGGAGATTGTGAAGAATGGAACGCCCGCTTCACCCGCAACAGCGCGAGCCAGCAACGTCTTACCAGTACCTGGAGAACCCACCAGCAAAACCCCTTTAGGGATACGGCCGCCAAGTTTGGTGTATTTCTTAGGGTCTTTCAGGAAGCTCACGATCTCTTGCAGATCTTCTTTGGCTTCATCCACACCAGCGACCTCTTTGAAGGTCACGCGGTTTTTATGCTCCGTCAAAAGACGCGCACGGGATTTACCGAAGGACATGGCTTTACCGCCACCGACCTGGATCTGGCGCATGATGAACAGGAACATCGCCACAATCAGAATCAAAGGCAGCCAGTTCACAATCAAGGACTGGAAGAAGCCGCCATTGTCAGCACGCTCATAGTTTGGCGTGATGCCGTGTTGTTGCAGGAATTTATAGCCCTCATCCTGGGTGTTCCCAATGATGGCAAAGTGGGTGCCGTTGTATTTCTTTTCAAACTCCGGCTTCATTTCACCAACGACTTCGCTGGTGTCCTGACGGAAGGTGACAGTCGCCACCTCACCGGCCTTTACGGCTTCAGTGAATTTGGAGAAATTAAAGTCAGCAATCGCTTTTTGATGCTTGCTCTCATAGGCTTGAAATAGAAACACAGCCATGATGATCAGGAAGAACCATAGAGCCAGCGTTTTCTGGGTTGATCGCATTTCAGTTCCTTTCAGTCGAAGGTAATACCCCCAAAGGGTAGCATGAATGCCCTCTCAAAAAAAGAAACTTTAGAGTGAGAA
Coding sequences within it:
- the ftsH gene encoding ATP-dependent zinc metalloprotease FtsH → MRSTQKTLALWFFLIIMAVFLFQAYESKHQKAIADFNFSKFTEAVKAGEVATVTFRQDTSEVVGEMKPEFEKKYNGTHFAIIGNTQDEGYKFLQQHGITPNYERADNGGFFQSLIVNWLPLILIVAMFLFIMRQIQVGGGKAMSFGKSRARLLTEHKNRVTFKEVAGVDEAKEDLQEIVSFLKDPKKYTKLGGRIPKGVLLVGSPGTGKTLLARAVAGEAGVPFFTISGSDFVEMFVGVGASRVRDLFEQGKKNAPCLIFIDEIDAVGRHRGAGMGGGHDEREQTLNQLLVEMDGFESSEGVIMIAATNRPDVLDPALLRPGRFDRRVIVNKPDLKGREQILAVHMRKTPLGPDVDASKIARGTPGFSGADLENLVNEAALVAARSDKKYLEMDDFEKAKDKVTMGAERRSMVISDEDKKVTAYHEAGHTLVGKKLSGLDPIHKVTIIPRGMALGVTQTLPEKESVSLSKSKAENMIAFLFGGRAAEELIFKDITTGAGNDIERATEIARRMVCEWGMSKLGPLAYETRDNPVFMGMNYGNKSKEYSDAKAQEIDTEVEKIIKHGYEVSIQILRDHQDALERLTQALLEYETIDGHEVDMLVNGAAVAEIEKYRNTKKDTNAAIMNAAEKKGSGDPVGNTGPVTI
- the cdaA gene encoding diadenylate cyclase CdaA, whose product is MLQQFVDNLVFIVQHLRVQDAIDMLLVWMVVYRILVLIKRTGTIQMLSGLGVLAIGYILSIWLELFTFNWILEKFFSNLFVIVVVLFQGEIRRALAHIGSNPFFSDASTIQETQVIEEIAKGIILTAQKGFGALVVVEREIVIDYHIEFGTEMDSKVSAELLASIFHPESPMHDGAVLIRNGKIHSAGCFLPLSKNPALDKNLGTRHRAAIGLTEETDALVFVVSEENKSIGIVQGGHLSPNVELGDIRKALYETFGLKYKAFSQQGEV